From the Salmo trutta chromosome 25, fSalTru1.1, whole genome shotgun sequence genome, the window cattgtaaagggtttaaacactgtttcccatgcttgttctatgacccataaacaattaatgaacatgcacctgtggaagggTCGTTAAGAtattaacagcttacagacagtaggcaattaaggtcaccgttatgaaaactttggacactaaagagggctttctactgactctgaaaaacacaaaaagaaagatgcccagggcaTCAtcatgctcatctgcgtgaacgtgacttaggcatgctgcaaggaggcatgaggactgcagatgtggccagggcaataaattgcaatgtccgtactgtgagacgcctaagacagcactacagggagacaggacggacagctgatcatcctcgcagtggcagaccacgtaacacctgcacaggattggtacagccgaacatcacacctgcgggacaggtacaggatggcagcaacaactgtccgagttacaccaggaacgcacaatccctccagtgctcagactgtccgcaataggctgagagcggctggattgagggcttgtaggcctgttgtaaggcaggtcctcaccagacatcaccggtaacaacgtcgcctatggttacaaacccaccgtcgctggaccagacaggactggcaaaaagtgctcttcattgacgagtcgtggttttgtctcaccaggggtgatggtcggattcacatttatcgtcaaatgaatgagcgttacaccaaggcctgtactctggagcgggaacgatttggaggtggagggtctgtcatggtctgaggcggtgtttcacagcatcattggactgagcttgtcattgcaggcaatctcaacgctgtgcattacagggaagacatcctcctccctcatgtggtaccgttcctgcaggctcatcctgacatgaccctccagcatgacaatgccaccagccatactgctcgttttgtgcatgatttcctgcaagacaggaatgtcagtgttctaccatggctagcgaagagcccggatctcaatcccattgagcacgtctgggacctgttggatcggagggtgagggctagggccattccccccaaagatgtctgggaacttgcaggtgccttggtggaagagtggggtaacatctcacagcaagaactggcaaatctggtgcagtccatgaggtggagatgcactgcattacttaatgcagctggtggccacaccatatactgactgttacttttgattttgactccccctttgttcagggacacattattccatttctgttaatcacatgtctgtggaacatgttcagtttatgtctcaattgttgaatcatgttatgttcatacaaatatttacacatgttaagtttgctgaaaataaacgcagttgacagtgaaaggacgTTTCTTTTGTTTTTGCTGAGGAGTTTATGTAGCCTTTAGTTGGTGTTATGCCATGGTAATGAAATTCTCAATAGCGGGGGTTTGATGGGAACTTGTAATGGAGTGCTCAGCTCTCATAGcataagtctgtctgtctgccgaaATTAATGGTACACATTATGCTTGTACTAAATTATATTGTGTTACTGACATACTTCAAATGCTAATAGCTTATGTATTTAGTACAATAGTTACTGCCTCAATACTGTCATAATTGTTAAGGGATAATTCGTCTTGTGAGCCTTCTCCGAAGTAGCTTTGAACTTGCTGAATGGCTGTCTCAGAGAATAAGGGATGATATACTGTCGGAAATCTGGTGTCTAGTCTCTCTGATAACTACACCATATCATGACATAAACAGCCAAAAAACAACAGCTGTGTAGCATCTGACAGCTTGAAACTTGCCTTCACCGGATTACAAAAACATCTCAAATCCACACCAACTGTGTGTTTGCCACAGAAAACATGGAGATGTACATAATCATCATGCATAAAAGGAAGAGCTGTTGGTGACACTACTTCAAGCTGACCGGTataattgtctttttttattacttgttataaGCACGCAtgagcttttatttcttattaCAAGGGTTACAATATGTTACGTCCTTTTATGAAGCATATTTTCAACTTGCTCAAAATTGCTGTTATTTGGTCATTGAGATAATATTAAGACTTTTTATAAGGGGTCATACGTGCTTATGACAAGTCTTATAATTAATTATAACcgcatcataatgcattatacctgTCAAGTCTAAGTGTTACCGAGCTGTTCAGTTCAGGAGGGTGCCGTACAGCTGGGCCTTGGTAAGACTGTCCTTCCTGTTAAGTCCTGTTCCTGTGCTTCCAAATTTTTGGTGGTGTTGAGAACTCTTCCTGGGAACAGCTAGGCTCAGGCTGggcctcactctctccctctggtaGTGTTGCTGCTGCTGCAGACCGGAGGCTTCCAGGGAGTTTTGGTGGTGTAAGGACTCGGCCAAGCTGTTGGGGCTCACATCCACATGTTCCTTGTTCATGGTCCCCCGTGCCGCTCCAGCCGCCCCGCTCTCCTTGTCCTTCAAGCTTCCTGAGAGGAACTGGCTGCACTCTGAGTCCTGGCTGTCCTCCTTGGCTCTGTAAAGGGGCTGGGGCTTGCCCCGCAGGCCCATGCTGGGGTGTTTGGGACTGGGTGAGAGTCCGCCACCACCGACGGCAGTGGCCAAGCACTGATCCAGCACATGGCTGTGGAGAGAGACGTTGTCGTCCCCCTCCTGGAAGCTGCTGTAGAGCGGCCCCAGTTTGAGCTTGGCTGGGCCTATGGTGAAGTGCTGCTCGGAAAAGCTGTAGGGAGACATGCGCCCCGGATTACAGTTGTAGGAGTACGAGTTGATGTCCTCTACACTCAGCTGCCTCCAGCTTCCAGACAGTTCTTCTTCGGTGGGGATATCTATGCTGGCCTGGCTGTCAGAGCGCTCCACCGCCCGGGGTCCTCCTCCACCCTGGGCCAAGCCCACGCTGTGCGAAGATGCTAGGTGGGGCGAGTGGTACGGCTCACTGTAGCTGCAGGACGGCGTGTGCACGTACACTGGCGAAGAGCCGCCACCGCCTTTCGCTGGGTTGGGGGAAGGCGGCATCGCCATGTGCTGGAAGCTGTGGGACTTGGGGAAGAGGCTGTGGCTGGGAGGGCTGTCCTTCTCATAAGAAGAGGTGCTCTTGCACTCAACGTACCCCCCATCACGCCAGTCCATGTAGAGCGCCTGGTGGGAGGAGGACATGGTGCTGCTGGGGCCGCCACCGCAGccttcccctcccttctcctcctcggACGCCTGGCTGAAGCTGGAGTAGGAGCTAGAGGCCGGCAAGGAGCCCACCGTAAACTCTCCGTGGAAGGAGGGGGGCCTGTGTTGGGAGAAGTTACCTGAATGGAAGGCCACCTCCTGAGGGTTGGAGTTCTGGGCCTGGAGGAAGAGACCCTTGGGGAGGCCATGGACCTCTACGCTCTGCCTGCGCTCCTGCCAGCGCTCAGGGCAGTAGAGGGCCGTGTCGCTGCAGTACAGGTCGGCAGTCCGGTAGGCGGTACGGCGCTGAAGGATTTCACTGCCCACGCTATTGGTCACGAAGTCATGGTCATGCCCCTCGTCCACCAATGGCTGGGGGCTGGTTGAGCGGGTGACTGGGCAGCTGCTGCCCGGCTCGGGCTTCTCTAGCACCTTGGCGATGACGGCGGTGGGCACAGCATCGGAGTAGAATGAGTGGCACAGCGCCATTGTGACGCCGCATCCGTGCTTCTCTATGTGCGAGCTCACCCGCTCCTGGAAGTCAATGGGCAGCTGGAAAGAGAGAGCGGGATGGTGAGGAGAAATTCtaag encodes:
- the LOC115162682 gene encoding brain-enriched guanylate kinase-associated protein-like, with translation MKKIYIGKTALKAQRNGCKHQKRSSLHDHKDDFHKRLSYTTHKLEMVESEFDSTRQYLETELRRAQEELEKFTDKLRRIQSSYAAQQRINQDLEDKVHRTSQHHDDEKRALSREIIVLNNHLLEAKITIEKLREDNDLYRKDCNLAAQLLQCSKSHHRAHKLSELPIDFQERVSSHIEKHGCGVTMALCHSFYSDAVPTAVIAKVLEKPEPGSSCPVTRSTSPQPLVDEGHDHDFVTNSVGSEILQRRTAYRTADLYCSDTALYCPERWQERRQSVEVHGLPKGLFLQAQNSNPQEVAFHSGNFSQHRPPSFHGEFTVGSLPASSSYSSFSQASEEEKGGEGCGGGPSSTMSSSHQALYMDWRDGGYVECKSTSSYEKDSPPSHSLFPKSHSFQHMAMPPSPNPAKGGGGSSPVYVHTPSCSYSEPYHSPHLASSHSVGLAQGGGGPRAVERSDSQASIDIPTEEELSGSWRQLSVEDINSYSYNCNPGRMSPYSFSEQHFTIGPAKLKLGPLYSSFQEGDDNVSLHSHVLDQCLATAVGGGGLSPSPKHPSMGLRGKPQPLYRAKEDSQDSECSQFLSGSLKDKESGAAGAARGTMNKEHVDVSPNSLAESLHHQNSLEASGLQQQQHYQRERVRPSLSLAVPRKSSQHHQKFGSTGTGLNRKDSLTKAQLYGTLLN